GAACTCGTCTCGAGCGGCGGGATCGCGTCGAAGATCGTCTGCCGGTCGAGGTACATGGCACCCACGAGGACGCCCCGAACCCCCGACCCGTCCAGTATAGGCGCGCTGAATACGAGAACGGGCCTGTCGGCTCGCTCGGCGTATTCGACGTCGCTCACGTACGTTTCGCCCCGAAGCGCCCGCTCCACGTACGGCGTTCCGCTTCGGTCGGATCCGATCACCGAGCGTCTCGTCCCTGCCGTAACGGAGCCGCGGAAATCGACGACCGTTCCGTTGGCGTCGACGAGTTGCGCCGAGTAGAATCGAGAGTTGTCGAGAAACGCATCGAGGAACGGACCGCTCCGATCGAACTGCCGAGCCTCGGGCCGCGAGGCGACCAACCCGATCCGATCTCGGTGTTCCCAGATCGTTTCGTCGATCTGCTCGGCGACCAACGAGGCCGTCTCGTCGGTTCGCCGTTGTTCGTCGTCGACGACGTCGCGTTTGTACGACTCGAGCGTCCAGTGAACCGTCCCGCTCAGCACGAGCGTGATCGCGACGAGGATGACGACGAATTTCGTTCGTAATCGGACTTCCATTGCTAATTTGTGGTAACAACTGTCATAGTACTCGGTACGCGCACTTAAGGGCACGCGACGAACGTCGTCGGACACCCGCGACCGGCCGCGCACGAAAGCTATAACTCGGTCACAGGCGAACTTCTCTAGGACATTCGTTAGCATGGACCACGACCAGAGCCCGACACTGCTCGTCGTCGACGACGAGCGCGAGGTGGCGGACGCGTACGCGCTTCGTCTTCGGCGGCGGTACGACGACGTCCGGACGGCGTACGGAGGCGAGGAATGCCTCCAGGAGATGGACGAGACCGTCGACGTGGTACTGCTGGATCGACGGATGCCGTTCTCCGGCGACAAGGTGTTAACGGAGATCCGCGATCGGGGACACGACTGCCAGGTCATCATGGTAACGGCCGTGAATCCCGGGTTCGATATCGTCGATATGCCGTTCGACGACTACCTGTGTAAGCCGATCGAGAAGGACGATCTCTTCGCGGCAGTCGAACAACAGGCGACCGCCGCGTCTTACGACGATCCGCTCTCAGAGTTCTTCAGCCTCACGGCGAAACTCTCGGTGCTCGAGGCCGAACACACGCCCGAACAGCTCGAGGAGTCGAGCGAGTACGTCCGCATGCAACGTCGGGTCGCGAAACTTCGCGAGGGGCTGGAGGTGCCGCGGGAGGATTTCGAGCGAATGGTCGAGACGTTCACCGCGATCAATCGGGGCGAAGGGTAGCCATCGCGGCAGCCGTCTATGTCGCTCTCTCGTCGGTCTCGACCCCGCGAAATTCGAAGCGCGCGCCCCCGGCGTCGCTGGCCGTGAGCGTCACGTTCCAGCCGTGGTCTTCGACGAGTTGGCGGACGATAGCCAGTCCCAATCCGGTGGTACCGTCTTCACTCGAGTAACCGGGTTCGAACACTCGCTCGCGCTCCGCGGGGGGAACGCCCGGCCCGTCGTCGGCGACGTAGAACCCGCCGTCCAGGCCGCCGACCGTCACGGTCGCATCCCGACCGCCGTGTTCGACCGCGTTTCGGAACACGTTCTCGAAGACCCGCTGGAGCCTCTCGGCGTCGGCCTCGAGCGTCGAGAGGTCGGCCTCGATAACGAGCGCGGCGTCGGCCGTTTCGACGGTCTCCCACGCCGTTTCGGCGATATCGCCGACGGCCACGCTACCGCTCGGTTCGATCTCCGTCCCGCCGACCGAGAGCGCGTCCCGAATCAGCCGCTCGATCCGATCGAGCGCGCCCTCGACTTTCTCGAAGTGAACGTCCTCGCCCGTATCGCGAGCCGCCTCGAGGCGGATTTTCGCGACCTCCAGCGGGTTTCTGAGATCGTGCGCCGCGACGGTGACGACTCGCTCGAGCCGGTCGGCGCGTGTCATCACGCGGTCGACGCGCCGGCGTAACTCCGTCACGGTCGTGTAGACGACGTAGCCGCCGGCGTCCCTCCCCCCGTCTCCGTCCTCGTCCGGAGGCGGGATGGCCTCGAGACGGAAGTACCGCCGCTCGTCGTCGGTTCCGCGGCGAATCTCGACGGTGACGCGTTCGCCCGCATTGAGTTGTTCGAGGATCGCCGCTCCGGTCGCGTCTGCGTCCGGTTCGTCTCCCTCGGACGGTCGCGTCGCGTTTCCCGCGGCGGTCGCCAGTTCCCAGCGCGGACCGGAGTCACGGTCGGTCGGTCCGGGAAGCAGTCGTTCACGGAGGGGCGCGTCCCTGATCGCCGCTTCGCCGACCTCGAAGGCCGTCTCGAACGCGGGATTGACCGCGCGCACTACGGCGGTTCCTC
Above is a genomic segment from Haloterrigena salifodinae containing:
- a CDS encoding response regulator → MDHDQSPTLLVVDDEREVADAYALRLRRRYDDVRTAYGGEECLQEMDETVDVVLLDRRMPFSGDKVLTEIRDRGHDCQVIMVTAVNPGFDIVDMPFDDYLCKPIEKDDLFAAVEQQATAASYDDPLSEFFSLTAKLSVLEAEHTPEQLEESSEYVRMQRRVAKLREGLEVPREDFERMVETFTAINRGEG
- a CDS encoding sensor histidine kinase, encoding MTGRSNRRDGCPFERRRDDQSAPLVADGGPTRRLFRRFPDPLLYYEVEGGTAVVRAVNPAFETAFEVGEAAIRDAPLRERLLPGPTDRDSGPRWELATAAGNATRPSEGDEPDADATGAAILEQLNAGERVTVEIRRGTDDERRYFRLEAIPPPDEDGDGGRDAGGYVVYTTVTELRRRVDRVMTRADRLERVVTVAAHDLRNPLEVAKIRLEAARDTGEDVHFEKVEGALDRIERLIRDALSVGGTEIEPSGSVAVGDIAETAWETVETADAALVIEADLSTLEADAERLQRVFENVFRNAVEHGGRDATVTVGGLDGGFYVADDGPGVPPAERERVFEPGYSSEDGTTGLGLAIVRQLVEDHGWNVTLTASDAGGARFEFRGVETDERAT